A stretch of the bacterium genome encodes the following:
- the acpS gene encoding holo-ACP synthase, translating to MNVIGVGVDLVEVNRIETAIRRFGDRFLKKIYTDMEIKYCNTGKVACQHFAGKFAAKEAVYKTLNIDCVVKWTEIEVKNLEQGRPYVVLHGKVKKIAKEKNISSILVSISHIKTRAVASAVALSV from the coding sequence ATGAATGTTATAGGAGTTGGGGTAGATCTAGTTGAGGTAAATAGAATTGAAACCGCTATTAGAAGATTTGGAGATAGATTCCTGAAGAAAATATACACAGACATGGAAATAAAATACTGCAATACAGGAAAAGTAGCCTGCCAGCATTTTGCGGGGAAGTTTGCAGCAAAGGAAGCGGTATACAAAACATTAAATATTGATTGTGTTGTAAAATGGACAGAGATAGAAGTTAAAAATTTAGAACAAGGTCGTCCGTATGTAGTTCTTCATGGTAAAGTAAAGAAAATTGCTAAAGAAAAGAATATTTCAAGCATTTTGGTAAGCATTTCTCATATAAAGACTCGCGCAGTAGCTTCTGCAGTGGCTCTGAGTGTTTAA